In the Arachis ipaensis cultivar K30076 chromosome B04, Araip1.1, whole genome shotgun sequence genome, CTGGCAAAATAGTTTACTTTGGACATGCTTCTGCTGCAATTCAGGTTAATATACAATTAagaaccaactaactaactagttCATATTTTCAATGCCCATCATTTCTATAATACTATCATAAGAACATCATCTTGTATGTAGTTTTTTGCTTCCAATGGTTTCCTTGTCCTGCTCTTCAAAACCCCTCAGAtcatatgctaaaaactataaaCAATGACTTCGATCAGGTAATAAGCTTTCCAatgtctcttttcttttctttaacaaTTCAGTTgttcttatatatataaataaatacatataaGTCTTCTTTGTATTTTCCATGTTGGTACTCCCTTGGACCTGGTTGTTTGCTAGCTTTTGGTCATTAACAAGAATTCAGAGAAACACTcgtgtgtttttcttttttttctttccttccctCTATGAATTTTgctatgcacaccaagtgttcgatggTTTGCTTATTTGTTGGTTTGTGCTAACATGCACATCGAATGTTTGTTAATTAGTCTCAGTGGATAATTAGATAGATATATGTGCTCAATGTTGTGTTTGTGCAGACGAGGTGTTTGATCTAATGACTGAACTGCTTTTTGAAATAGGTGTTTGATCTAATGACTGAACTGATTTCATTATCCTTAGCCCTAGCCTTGTCCCTTCCCTGTTGCTGCTGCAGAGAACTGAGTTTCTAAATTCTAAGGTATGAATTTTGTATATTCCTGTAATTTGTGAAATCTGAAACATAAcaatttctatgattgtgatataGAATAAATTCGTTTATGAACTATATATCTGAATTGCTGAGATTTTTTATCTGgaatttgcatgcatgttcttgTTCCTTCCTGTTCTTGTTATGATTGGTGATTTAGGTCATAAACACACTAAAGAGGGATCAAACAAACCACCATGGCTTAACCTCACCCATTCACAGGTGTGAGGGAGTGGAATACAAAAACCAGCTTCTTACTGTTCTCAACATGAACAAGGTTAGTATATTAGTTATGAGTAATGAGCAGCTTAGAATAGATTAGATTAGTAGTAACTGGTGATGCAATGAATgcagattaattaattaattgcaaTGCATATGTACAGGAGAAGGTGCACTTTTTGCCTTTGCCCCGaaatttaaattctcttgttttgctGTTGCCCGTGAGATGAACTGAATGAAAATCTTGGTGCAGGTTTAGCATTTTCTACCACGAAAGAGAAATTAGCTGAAGCCTTTTTAGAATATGGCAATGTCCTAAATGGTATGTTCTTCATTTCAGTTTCTATATCTCGGTGTGAAGAGTGTTCCATAATGTCACCAGCTGAGAGAGGGAGGATAGTTGATCCTGTACTGTATTCAGAACTGGCTGGAGAGTCTTCATACAGATCCATTTGCCTGaatcatattaaaaaaatattagtctTCTTGTTAAGCATACAGGAAATTATATTTTAAAGTACCTCCAACATGGCTGGCCTCCCTCATTACTACTCAAGTCTTCAACCATATTTTTAAGATCAGCAAGCTTTAAACCATTCAATTGCTTTTGTACTTACAATGTTAAATAACTGTCTTAAGTTCTTGGATCTTAAATTGCGTTAGTTTAACACGGGTGAATATTTTATTAGATGGCAAGGCTGCTGCAGCAGAGAAGAAAAATTCCAAGGATGAAACATCTTCGAAAGATTCACAGGGGCTGCTGCATGCCCCATTTTCCACTTCTTTCTAATTGTGGCACTTGAAAGTGCTTGGAATTGGAACTAGCTGTGTGAGATCTTGTATTTCGCTGACAAGTTAGAGGTACCGTTTTGTTTTTTCACAAGTTTTCTTCTTCAAATTGAACTCAAGGTTTGGTTTCATTGGTGTTTCGCTGACTACTTGCCAAATCTAACTTGCcaactttttctatttctttcagCCTATGATGCCACCTTATGCAACACTTTATTCACCTGGAGGGTTTATACTCATCCTGCTATTCCTATTGTAAGTCTAgctactttcatgcaatttatttcATGGTTTATGAAAAATTAGAGCTTGTCTTGTTCATTACCCATGAATATTTGGCTTCTACTGTAATGATATCAATCAATAGTTCACAATAGGATAAGAGAAACTAATATACTGAAATGTCAAATGTGTTTTCTTTGATCCTGTTTGTGTACCTAGATAAttcaaatatttatatttatttattttattatcataaaaGCTTTTCAGTGCTTAATTATATATGCTTTTTTTTGGTGTTGTAATTATTTAGGCTTTATTGGTTGGAATTATGTCTTATGTTCTTGTGAATTATATATTTCTAAAACATAGCTGgaatttgcatgcatgttcttgTTCCTTCCTGTTCTTGTTATGACTGGTGATTTAGGTCATAAACATACTAAAGAGGGATCAAACAAACCACCATGGCTTAACCTCACCCATTCATAGGTGTGAGGGAGTGGAATACAAAAACCAGCTTCTTACTGTTCTCAACATGAACAAGGTTAGTATATTAGTTATGAGTAATGAGCAGCTTAGAATAGATTAGATTAGTAGTAACTGGTGATGCAATGAATgcagattaattaattaattgcaaTGCATGTGTACAGGAGAAGGTGCACTTTTTGGCTTGCTAAGAGGCATCTTTCAGAACTCATTACTAACTGGTCTATATATGATAATAAGGTGCTTATATTGAATGTATCAAATTTGAACTAAGTTTTATGATCTTACATTCTTCAGTGCTTAGTAAACagttttacaattatttatttcttaCCAAAGTTTCTTTTTCGGCTATCAATAAGATATATGTCTACATGTGTTGAAGAATAGCTAAATTGATTTAGTGTTCAATAAGAACAGCTACTGTGACTATTTGAGCCTCAGAGGGTCGAAGAGGACCCAATTTGATTGAGGTAATGCAAGAGAGAAACTTCTGGATTCTATTGAAGATCTGAAACTGGACTCAATTGTACTGGGAAGCAGGGGACTTAGCACAATCCAAAGgtgtgtattttatttatttatttatttatttttgggtaCAATTCCCTGTTTTGGGTACAATTCCCTGTTTCTGATTTATGCCATATATACAGTTATGTCGTGGAGTAGTTATCCCACCTTAGGTGGTAACATTAACCCTTTATCTTTTGGGTCTTATTACAAGTAACAGAAGAAGCTCAATCTGTAGATGCTAGCTAGTGCACTATCAGTGTCTTTGTGCCAAATACTTGGTGTGAGTTTGTTTTGACAAATGATAGTTGACTTATAGATCACAATGATTTATTTTGCTGTTAATCTTCGTTACCAATAATTTAAGAATCGCTATCAAACTTGTAATATCTACGTGAATGACTGATCTTCTTGTAGGAAGATGTATGTATAACCTTtgataattattaatatataaaaagAATTAAATTTTGAATACTAAAGTTCTAGACTTCCAgtactttgtactggaacaagatTTAGTGGTTTATATGTAGAATGTAGAATTGTTCGAGCATGGCGACGAGGCTGTGGTTGTCACCATCTACTGATCTTTATCTGCCTCTCCTTGAGGATGATGCCATGGGAGTTATGTTCCACAGAGCTTTGTGTTGTAATTAGTGTGTCTGTCTCTTTTTTATAATGCAGTAGTTTATTCATGATTATTCCCCAGTTTTCGTGGCTCTTTTGTACAAATACAAGTGTTTCATTTGAATCGCTTTCCTTGTAATTATCTTCCACTATGTTTATTCTATAATGCCTTAAAGATATGCATTTTCAATGCATGATCATGAATAAGGTAAATAAGTATCTAAATATTGATTTCCATGAGTAAATTATCTTCCACTAATAACATTtgactaatttaatattttaatctgACACTGAGCTAAAATCAAGTTGAGTAATTTTTATATGTTACACCTTTCAACAGCTAGATTatgtttctaataataaaaaaaaataatagaacctCTCCAAATATAAAGAAAAACACTCTTGCATTAGAAAAATAAAACTCTCTTAAgaaaagtcacaaaaaaaaaaaaagaagtcacTGCATCAATGAGAtgct is a window encoding:
- the LOC110271075 gene encoding transcription factor MYB124-like produces the protein MVEDLSSNEGGQPCWRQMDLYEDSPASSEYSTGSTILPLSAGDIMEHSSHRDIETEMKNIPFRTLPYSKKASANFSFVVENAKPAPRFSFSSSHGQQQNKRI